From a single Calothrix sp. NIES-2098 genomic region:
- a CDS encoding glycosyl transferase family protein, whose amino-acid sequence MRKSINRSNGDRRLKAITVVILVWGFVSLLHWRPETQWFVVGLTILFSVQTLRMLLSKPASLVIESNADLPLVSILVPAKNESAVLADLVYSLLQLKYPSDRLDIWIVDDGSTDETPQILRKLQTQFPALQVHRRESKGGKSGALNAVFPFTQGEIILICDADALLSANFLQQTVPLFQKKSIGAVQVRKAIANADTNFLTCCQQMEMHCDSFLQTHRIAVGGMTELRGNGMLVRRELIEKCQGWNENTVTDDLDLCFKLYLVGTEIEFLTIPTIQEEGVITWKQLWYQHCRWAEGGYQRYLDYFPQILTLGWAKEIDLLLFFLLQFLLPIGLIPDLLWTLFNSDRPVLFPLQTLLSIILTVAFVTGLYQYQNLRGWSLLCATIQGSVYMAHWIPVMMVTTLKMCVQKRRSRWVKTEHRGKTIHSDSGKF is encoded by the coding sequence GTGAGAAAAAGCATCAATCGCTCAAATGGCGATCGCCGCCTCAAAGCAATAACAGTAGTTATACTAGTTTGGGGTTTTGTCAGCCTGTTACATTGGCGACCAGAAACTCAATGGTTCGTGGTGGGATTAACAATCCTTTTTAGCGTGCAGACGCTACGAATGCTACTATCAAAACCAGCCAGTTTGGTAATTGAGAGTAATGCTGACTTACCGTTAGTCTCAATTTTAGTTCCGGCTAAAAATGAAAGTGCAGTCTTAGCCGATTTAGTTTACAGTCTCTTGCAATTGAAATATCCCAGCGATCGCCTAGATATTTGGATCGTTGATGATGGTAGTACCGATGAAACTCCGCAAATATTGAGAAAATTACAAACTCAATTTCCGGCGCTACAAGTTCACAGACGAGAATCTAAAGGTGGTAAATCTGGGGCGCTGAATGCAGTGTTTCCTTTCACTCAAGGAGAGATTATTCTAATCTGCGATGCTGATGCGCTGCTGAGTGCCAATTTTCTACAGCAAACAGTACCACTGTTCCAAAAGAAAAGCATAGGTGCGGTGCAAGTACGAAAAGCGATCGCCAATGCAGATACAAATTTCTTAACTTGTTGTCAGCAAATGGAAATGCATTGTGATAGCTTTCTGCAAACCCATCGCATTGCTGTTGGCGGAATGACTGAGTTGCGGGGTAATGGGATGTTAGTTCGCCGGGAACTAATAGAAAAGTGTCAAGGTTGGAATGAAAATACTGTCACCGATGATTTGGATCTCTGTTTCAAGCTTTATCTGGTTGGTACTGAAATTGAATTTCTCACCATTCCTACAATTCAAGAAGAAGGCGTCATAACTTGGAAACAGCTTTGGTATCAACATTGTCGTTGGGCTGAAGGTGGCTATCAGCGTTACCTGGATTACTTTCCGCAAATCCTGACTTTAGGCTGGGCTAAAGAAATCGATTTATTATTATTTTTCCTATTACAATTTCTGCTGCCAATTGGGTTGATTCCTGACTTACTTTGGACGCTATTTAATAGCGATCGCCCGGTGCTGTTTCCACTACAAACCCTACTCAGTATCATTTTGACAGTTGCTTTCGTTACTGGGCTTTACCAATATCAAAATTTGCGCGGATGGTCTTTACTTTGTGCAACAATTCAAGGTTCGGTCTATATGGCGCATTGGATTCCAGTGATGATGGTGACAACTTTAAAAATGTGCGTGCAAAAGAGGCGATCGCGTTGGGTGAAAACTGAGCATCGTGGTAAAACTATTCACAGCGATTCTGGCAAGTTTTGA
- a CDS encoding GCN5-related N-acetyltransferase, translating to MQQSNLALPSECILRKATSEDDWPIRLLVLSAKLDPTQLRWQQFWVIECDRQLAACGQLRSFSNIQELGSLVVAPAWRGRGLGSLLTQHLIATATQPLYLECLGQRLAQFYSRFGFVTVAFEDLPRSLKPKFRWSELGRKLIRVPVVFMHYQNLPESL from the coding sequence ATGCAACAGAGCAATTTAGCTTTACCTTCTGAATGTATCCTCCGCAAAGCAACATCTGAGGATGATTGGCCGATTCGGTTGTTGGTCTTATCTGCTAAACTCGACCCAACTCAATTACGTTGGCAACAGTTTTGGGTTATTGAATGCGATCGCCAATTAGCAGCTTGCGGACAGTTACGTAGCTTCTCTAATATTCAAGAATTAGGTAGTTTAGTAGTTGCACCAGCTTGGCGAGGTCGTGGTTTGGGGAGTTTGCTCACACAGCATTTGATTGCTACAGCCACTCAACCTTTATATTTAGAATGTCTAGGTCAGCGATTGGCACAGTTTTACAGCAGGTTTGGCTTTGTAACCGTTGCTTTTGAAGATTTACCGCGATCGCTAAAACCGAAGTTTCGCTGGTCGGAATTGGGTAGAAAGCTGATTCGAGTTCCTGTGGTATTTATGCACTATCAAAACTTGCCAGAATCGCTGTGA